From one Brachypodium distachyon strain Bd21 chromosome 4, Brachypodium_distachyon_v3.0, whole genome shotgun sequence genomic stretch:
- the LOC100845346 gene encoding LOW QUALITY PROTEIN: F-box protein At3g56470 (The sequence of the model RefSeq protein was modified relative to this genomic sequence to represent the inferred CDS: inserted 1 base in 1 codon), which produces MDRGKRAVEWPPRPADKPKKPCRATAGSAPELSSLFLANRHGPGTYSPRFNPVAHQIKSDSIADSXSLHPSPGGLQISCDTTDMDQDQEEEDSGWSSFLPELLRLICCRLPLPDVPRFGAVCKHWNSCAFPVFPADVSPLLISTVAGTVHCYDPCLNKMLVLATPLRAPDSSRIFSAAAGGWVMLRTPRKTVLFANLLDGSMLETPQQQGNEDDHHGFMCCGTPPRNCLLLSLYANMGTLKVQSWDGKNWARFEVGDDMEGWLTRARFTMSPCCNPVLHRGLLYCLGEEGNLGLYDTRFRRWIVLREPAGFGAEFRYKSCYLIESQGELLAALTGKNGAPVYVLKLNERKMAWERVTSLGGRSLFTGTPSSLSMPTAGANKVYLPRFYGRPQVIQAEVATSGGRLFFVAKQEGSRSGDGVDSTAWCYDLESDSDKQFTGSKNLLQYVWVHLGRAADPDDGMDTG; this is translated from the exons ATGGATCGGGGCAAGAGGGCGGTGGAGTGGCCGCCTCGACCCGCCGACAAGCCCAAGAAGCCctgccgcgccaccgccggcagcGCGCCGGAGCTCTCCTCGCTCTTCCTCGCCAACCGCCACGGCCCCGGTACGTATTCCCCTCGATTCAATCCGGTCGCgcatcaaatcaaatcagatTCAATCGCAGACT CTTCCTTGCATCCATCGCCAGGAGGATTGCAGATCTCTTGCGACACTACAGACATGGATCAGGatcaggaagaagaagacagtgGTTGGTCGAGCTTCCTGCCGGAGCTGCTCCGGCTGATCTGCTGCCGTCTCCCGCTGCCCGACGTCCCTCGCTTCGGCGCCGTCTGCAAGCACTGGAACTCGTGCGCGTTCCCCGTCTTCCCGGCCGACGTCTCCCCTCTCCTCATCAGCACCGTCGCCGGCACCGTCCACTGCTACGACCCTTGCCTGAACAAGATGTTGGTCCTCGCCACACCTCTCAGGGCTCCGGACAGCAGCAGGATCTTCTCGGCGGCCGCCGGTGGGTGGGTCATGCTCAGGACGCCGAGGAAGACCGTCTTGTTCGCCAATCTCCTGGATGGATCCATGCTGGAGACTCCACAGCAACAGGGGAACGAAGACGACCATCATGGATTCATGTGCTGCGGCACGCCCCCCCGGAACTGTCTCTTGCTCAGCCTCTACGCCAACATGGGCACTCTCAAGGTCCAGAGCTGGGATGGGAAGAACTGGGCGAGATTCGAGGTCGGCGATGATATGGAGGGATGGCTGACAAGGGCACGATTCACAATGTCGCCGTGCTGCAACCCGGTGTTGCACCGGGGGCTCTTGTACTGCCTTGGGGAAGAGGGGAATTTAGGATTGTACGATACCCGTTTTAGGAGGTGGATCGTCCTCCGTGAACCCGCCGGCTTCGGAGCCGAGTTCCGCTACAAGAGCTGCTACCTCATTGAGTCGCAGGGGGAGCTGCTCGCCGCTCTGACGGGCAAGAACGGGGCGCCCGTTTACGTTTTGAAGCTGAACGAGAGGAAGATGGCGTGGGAGAGGGTGACCTCCTTGGGTGGCCGCTCGCTCTTCACCGGCACACCATCGTCTCTGTCGATGCCCACTGCCGGGGCAAACAAGGTGTACCTTCCCAGGTTCTATGGCCGTCCGCAGGTGATCCAAGCAGAGGTTGCAACCTCCGGCGGCCGCCTCTTCTTCGTGGCAAAGCAGGAGGGGTCGAGATCGGGCGATGGTGTCGACAGCACCGCCTGGTGCTACGACCTGGAGTCGGACTCGGATAAACA
- the LOC100836690 gene encoding sucrose transport protein SUT2 gives MPPRRPNSGGGTSSAAAPPPKKVPSRFLLRAASVACGVQFGWALQLSLLTPYVQELGIPHAFASLVWLCGPLSGLLVQPLVGHLSDRLAPADSPLGRRRPFIAAGAASIAAAVLAVGFSADLGRLFGDSVQPGTTRFGAIIVYLIGFWLLDVGNNATQGPCRAFLADLTENDPRRTRIANAYFSLFMALGNILGYATGAYSGWYKIFPFTVTASCGVSCANLKSAFLLDIIILAITTYITVASVEEPRSFGSDEAERPSHQEEAFLFELFGSFKYFTLPVWMVLIVTSLTWIGWFPFILFDTDWMGREIYRGSPEIVADTQKYHDGVRMGSFGLMLNSVLLGVTSVVMEKLCRKWGAGLVWGVSNIIMALCFVAMLIITYVAKNSDYGPSGEPPTGIVVASIIVFTILGAPLAVTYSIPYAMAASRVENLGLGQGLAMGILNLSIVIPQIIVSLGSGPWDQLFGGGNAPAFFVAAAASFVGGLVAILGLPRARIASSRRRGQR, from the exons atgccgccgcggcggcccaacagcggcggcgggacctcgtcggcggcggcgcctccgccgAAGAAGGTGCCCTCCCGCTTCCTGCTGCGCGCGGCGTCGGTGGCGTGCGGGGTGCAGTTCGGCTGGGCGCTGCAGCTCTCCCTGCTCACCCCCTACGTGCAGGAGCTCGGCATCCCGCACGCCTTCGCCAGCCTCGTCTGGCTCTGCGGCCCGCTCTCGGGCCTCCTCGTGCAGCCCCTCGTCGGCCACCTCTCCGACCGCCTCGCCCCCGCCGACTCCccgctcggccgccgccgccccttcaTCGCCGCGGGGGCCGcatccatcgccgccgccgtcctcgccgtcggCTTCTCCGCCGACCTCGGCCGCCTCTTCGGCGACTCCGTCCAGCCCGGGACCACCCGCTTCGGCGCCATCATCGTCTACCTCATCGGCTTCTGGCTCCTCGACGTCGGCAACAACGCCACCCAGGGGCCCTGCAGAGCCTTCCTCGCAGACCTCACCG AGAATGACCCGAGGAGGACTCGGATTGCTAATGCTTACTTTTCGCTCTTCATGGCCCTGGGAAACATACTCGGATACGCCACTGGAGCATACAGTGGCTGGTACAAGATATTTCCTTTCACTGTTACTGCATCCTGCGGCGTCAGTTGTGCCAACCTCAAGTCTGCCTTTCTGCTCGATATCATCATTTTGGCGATTACTACATACATTACTGTAGCATCAGTAGAAGAGCCTCGATCTTTTGGAAGTGATGAAGCAGAACGTCCAAGCCACCAAGAGGAAGCTTTCCTCTTCGAACTTTTTGGATCGTTCAAATACTTCACGTTACCTGTTTGGATGGTTTTGATCGTTACTTCCCTTACTTGGATTGGGTGGTTTCCTTTTATCCTCTTTGACACCGATTGGATGGGTCGAGAGATCTACCGAGGAAGCCCAGAAATCGTTGCCGACACTCAAAAGTATCATGATGGTGTGAGAATGGGTTCATTTGGTCTGATGCTGAACTCGGTCCTTCTTGGAGTCACATCTGTTGTAATGGAGAAGTTGTGCAGAAAGTGGGGAGCTGGACTTGTGTGGGGTGTCTCCAATATCATAATGGCTTTGTGCTTCGTGGCGATGCTTATTATAACATATGTGGCAAAGAATTCGGATTATGGACCTAGTGGAGAACCTCCAACCGGCATTGTTGTTGCTTCCATTATAGTTTTTACAATTTTAGGAGCACCACTGGCG GTCACATACAGTATACCATATGCGATGGCTGCAAGTCGTGTTGAAAATCTTGGGCTTGGCCAAG GTCTAGCAATGGGCATTCTCAATTTATCTATTGTCATTCCACAG ATCATTGTGTCGCTGGGTAGTGGGCCGTGGGACCAACTCTTCGGCGGTGGAAATGCGCCGGCATTTTTTGTGGCAGCTGCCGCCTCTTTCGTCGGTGGGCTGGTTGCTATCCTGGGACTTCCACGAGCCCGCATTGCATCATCGAGGAGGAGAGGCCAACGATGA
- the LOC104584338 gene encoding oleosin Zm-II-like, whose amino-acid sequence MADSGAQQQQHTTGSHGEGPPALAVPALLALASGLAVLSGTALAASVVGLAVATPLFVLFSPVLVPGALMAALIGTGMAATGALALGALALLSPLVKAARKAAASPPDYVAEGKRRVAEVVGPTTAHVEAGQAMKTVERGPPSRWPYVPQHRP is encoded by the coding sequence ATGGCGGACAGTGgcgcccagcagcagcaacacacGACCGGCAGCCACGGTGAAGGACCACCGGCGCTCGCCGTGCCGGCGCTCCTGGCACTTGCAAGCGGCCTGGCCGTCCTCTCAGGCACGGCCTTGGCCGCCTCCGTCGTGGGGCTGGCCGTGGCCACGCCGCTGTTCGTGCTCTTTAGCCCGGTGCTCGTCCCGGGGGCACTGATGGCGGCGCTGATTGGCACCGGCATGGCGGCGACAGGCGCGCTGGCCCTCGGGGCGCTGGCGTTGCTGTCGCCGCTGGTGAAGGCGGCAAGGAAGGCCGCGGCGAGCCCGCCCGACTACGTGGCGGAAGGGAAGCGGCGGGTGGCAGAGGTGGTGGGGCCCACGACGGCGCACGTGGAGGCCGGCCAGGCCATGAAAACGGTGGAGCGAGGGCCGCCAAGCCGATGGCCATATGTGCCACAACACAGGCCTTAA
- the LOC100821646 gene encoding carotenoid 9,10(9',10')-cleavage dioxygenase — protein MGEAAAAAAEDIPKSLVVAPAPRPRKGVASWAVDLLERLAVRLGHDKTQPLHWLSGNFAPVVDETPPAPDLPVRGHLPECLNGEFVRVGPNPKFVPVAGYHWFDGDGMIHAMRIKDGKATYVSRYVKTSRLKQEEYFGGAKFMKIGDLKGFFGLFMVQMQELRKKLKVLDATYGIGTANTALVYHHGKLMALSEADKPYVVKVLEDGDLQTLGLLDYDKRLKHSFTAHPKVDPFTDEMFTFGYSHEPPYCTYRVITKDGVMLDPVPITIPESVMMHDFAITENYSIFMDLPLLFRPKEMVKNGEFIYKFDPTKKARFGILQRYEKDEKNIRWFELPNCFIFHNANAWEEGDEVILITCRLENPDLDKVNGHQNEKLENFGNELYEMRFNMKTGAASQKQLSVSAVDFPRINESYTGRKQRYVYCTMLDSIAKVTGIIKFDLHAEPESGKKQLEVGGNVTGIYDLGPGRYGSEAVFVPKKPGVSGEEDDGYLIFFVHDENTGKSEVNVIDAKTMSPDPVAVVELPNRVPYGFHAFFVNEEQLGRQAEE, from the exons ATgggagaagcggcggcggcggcagcggaggatATCCCCAAGAGCCTGgtggtggcgccggcgcctagGCCGCGCAAGGGGGTGGCCTCGTGGGCGGTGGACCTGCTGGAGCGCCTCGCCGTCCGCCTCGGCCATGACAAGACCCAGCCGCTCCACTGGCTCTCCGGCAACTTCGCCCCCGTCGTCGACGAgaccccgccggcgcccgacCTCCCCGTCCGGGGACACCTCCCG GAGTGCTTGAATGGAGAGTTTGTCAGGGTGGGCCCTAATCCCAAGTTTGTCCCTGTTGCAGGCTATCACTG GTTTGACGGAGATGG AATGATCCATGCAATGCGTATTAAAGATGGGAAAGCTACATATGTATCAAGATACGTGAAAACTTCTCGCCTCAAGCAAGAAGAGTATTTTGGGGGAGCAAAGTTTATGAAG ATTGGAGACCTGAAAGGCTTTTTTGGATTGTTCATGGTCCAAATGCAAGAACTTAGGAAAAAGCTTAAAGTTTTGGATGCTACTTATGGAATCGGGACAG CTAATACTGCACTTGTATACCATCATGGCAAACTCATGGCCCTGTCGGAAGCAGATAAACCTT ACGTTGTTAAGGTCCTTGAAGATGGTGACCTGCAAACTCTTGGGTTGTTGGATTATGACAAAAGGTTGAAACATTCTTTCACTGCTCATCCAAAGGTTGATCCATTTACAG ATGAAATGTTCACCTTTGGGTACTCACATGAACCTCCTTATTGTACATACCGGGTCATAACCAAGGATGGAGTTATGCTTGATCCTGTGCCAATTACAATACCAGAATCCGTAATGATGCATGACTTTGCCATCACAGAGAACTATTCCATATTCATGGACCTGCCTTTGTTGTTTCGACCAAAG GAAATGGTGAAGAATGGTGAATTCATCTACAAGTTTGATCCTACAAAGAAAGCTCGTTTCGGTATACTCCAACGGTATGAAAAGGATGAGAAAAATATCAGATGGTTTGAACTCCCCAATTGCTTCATTTTCCACAATG CTAATGCTTGGGAAGAGGGCGATGAAGTTATTCTAATTacctgccgcctcgagaatccAGATTTGGACAAGGTGAATGGTCACCAGAACGAGAAGCTTGAGAACTTTGGGAACGAGCT GTACGAGATGCGATTCAACATGAAAACTGGTGCTGCTTCACAGAAGCAACTGTCTGTCTCCGCCGTAGACTTTCCTCGAATTAACGAGAGCTATACTGGCAG AAAGCAGCGGTACGTGTACTGCACCATGCTCGACAGCATAGCAAAGGTGACTGGCATCATAAAGTTTGACCTACACGCTGAACCAGAAAGTGGCAAGAAGCAGCTTGAAGTTGGGGGAAACGTGACAGGCATATATGACCTGGGACCTGGCAGGTACGGTTCAGAGGCAGTTTTTGTGCCCAAGAAGCCAGGTGTctctggagaagaagatgatgggTATCTGATATTTTTCGTCCATGATGAGAACACGGG GAAATCTGAAGTCAATGTGATCGACGCCAAGACAATGTCTCCTGATCCAGTAGCAGTTGTCGAGCTGCCAAACCGGGTTCCTTACGGATTCCATGCCTTCTTTGTCAATGag GAACAACTTGGACGACAAGCAGAGGAGTGA
- the LOC100832496 gene encoding carotenoid 9,10(9',10')-cleavage dioxygenase yields the protein MGESAAEDVPKRRGVVVAPAPRPRKGVASWAVDLLERVAVRLAHDKTRPLYWLSGNFAPVTDETPPAHDLPVRGHLPECLNGEFVRVGSNPKFVPVAGYHWFDGDGMIHAMRIKDGKATYISRYVKTSRLKQEEYFGGAKFMKIGDLKGFFGLFMVLMQELRKKLNVLDATYGTGTANTALVYHHGKLMALSEADKPYVVKVLEDGDLQTLGLLDYDKRLKHPFTAHPKVDPFTDEMFTFGYSHEPPYCTYRVITKDGVMLDPVPITIPESVMMHDFAITENYSIFMDLPLLFRPKEMVKNGEFIYKFDPTKKARFGILQRYEKDEKNIRWFELPNCFIFHNANAWEEGEEVILITCRINNPDLDKANGHQSIKLENSGNELYEMRFNMKTGAASQKQLSVSAVDFPRINESYTGRKQRYVYCTVLDSIAKVTGIIKFDLHAEAESGKKQLEVGGNVRGIYDLGPGRYGSEAVFVPKEPGVSGEEDDGYLIFFVHDENTGKSEVNVIDAKTMSADPVAVVELPNRVPYGFHAFFVNEEQLGRQATE from the exons ATGGGAGAatcggcggcggaggatgtCCCGAAGAGGAGGGGCGTGgtggtggcgccggcgccgcggccgcgcaaGGGGGTGGCGTCGTGGGCGGTGGACCTGCTGGAGCGCGTCGCCGTCCGCCTCGCCCACGACAAGACCAGGCCGCTCTACTGGCTCTCCGGCAACTTCGCCCCCGTCACAGACGagacgccgccggcgcacgaCCTCCCCGTCCGGGGACACCTCCCG GAGTGCTTGAATGGCGAGTTTGTCAGGGTGGGGTCTAATCCCAAGTTTGTCCCTGTTGCAGGGTATCATTG GTTTGATGGAGATGG AATGATCCATGCAATGCGTATCAAAGATGGGAAAGCTACATATATATCAAGATacgtgaagacttcacgcctCAAGCAAGAAGAGTATTTTGGGGGAGCAAAGTTTATGAAG ATTGGAGATCTGAAAGGCTTTTTTGGATTGTTCATGGTCCTAATGCAAGAACTTAGGAAAAAGCTTAATGTCTTGGATGCTACTTATGGAACCGGGACAG CTAATACTGCACTTGTATACCATCATGGCAAACTCATGGCCCTCTCGGAAGCAGATAAACCTT ACGTTGTTAAGGTCCTTGAAGATGGTGACCTGCAAACTCTTGGGTTGTTGGATTATGACAAAAGGTTGAAACATCCTTTCACAGCTCATCCAAAGGTCGATCCATTTACAG ATGAAATGTTCACCTTTGGGTACTCACACGAACCTCCTTATTGTACATACCGCGTCATCACCAAGGATGGAGTTATGCTTGATCCTGTGCCAATTACAATACCGGAATCTGTAATGATGCATGATTTTGCCATCACAGAGAACTATTCCATATTCATGGACCTGCCTTTATTGTTTCGACCAAAG GAAATGGTGAAGAATGGTGAATTCATCTACAAGTTTGATCCTACAAAGAAAGCTCGCTTCGGTATACTCCAGCGGTATGAAAAGGATGAGAAAAACATCAGATGGTTTGAACTCCCCAATTGCTTCATTTTCCACAATG CTAATGCTTGGGAAGAGGGTGAAGAAGTTATTCTAATTACctgccgcatcaataatccagATTTGGACAAGGCGAACGGTCACCAGAGCATCAAGCTTGAGAACTCCGGGAATGAGCT GTACGAAATGCGATTCAACATGAAAACTGGTGCTGCTTCACAGAAGCAACTATCCGTTTCTGCGGTAGACTTTCCTCGAATTAACGAGAGTTATACTGGCAG AAAGCAGCGGTACGTGTACTGCACCGTGCTCGACAGCATAGCGAAGGTGACTGGCATCATAAAGTTTGACCTACACGCTGAAGCAGAGAGTGGCAAGAAGCAGCTTGAAGTTGGGGGGAACGTGAGAGGCATATATGACCTGGGACCTGGCAGGTACGGTTCAGAGGCAGTTTTTGTGCCCAAGGAGCCAGGTGTctctggagaagaagatgatggctATCTGATATTCTTCGTCCATGACGAGAACACAGG GAAATCTGAAGTCAATGTGATTGATGCCAAGACAATGTCAGCTGATCCAGTAGCAGTTGTTGAGCTGCCGAACCGGGTTCCTTACGGATTCCATGCCTTCTTTGTTAACGAG GAACAACTGGGACGACAAGCAACGGAGTGA
- the LOC100845645 gene encoding uncharacterized protein LOC100845645, with protein MAASSAVSGHQAPAPASMMARVDRLDLVVGYLEDMRSGNGGSARSSSTATTLSSSSPASTPRAAARCRPAEELLQETRAKGSLVDRIACLENRVLKMEEEERMSFSRRSPIASSSSTAAMEGMAADSGSSREKKKKKRKGIKSLVQSCVVKSGAAKLKTKD; from the coding sequence ATGGCTGCTTCTTCGGCGGTGAGCGGGCAtcaggcgccggcgccggcgagcatGATGGCGCGGGTGGACCGGCTGGACCTGGTGGTGGGCTACCTCGAGGACATGCGCAGCGGCAACGGCGGCAGCGCCAGGTCCTCCTCCACTGCCACAACCTTGTCTTCATCTTCCCCGGCGAGCACGCCTCGGGCTGCAGCTCGCTGccggccggcggaggagctgcTGCAGGAGACCAGGGCCAAGGGCAGCCTCGTCGACCGCATCGCCTGCCTCGAGAACAGAGTGCtcaagatggaggaggaggagcgaatGAGTTTCAGTAGGAGGAGCCCCatagccagcagcagcagcacggcggccatggaggggATGGCTGCAGACAGCGGGAGCAgcagggagaagaagaagaagaagaggaaggggatcAAGAGCCTGGTCCAGTCCTGCGTCGTCAAATCAGGCGCAGCCAAACTCAAAACCAAGGACTAA